ACTGTAGCAAGTTAGGCAACAAGAGGCTGCTTTGCATAACTATCTTTCCTTCTTTTTGCCTCCAGTTGACCGCAGCGGTTTAACACGCCAAGAAATCTTCGGCGTGTCGACACAACTTGTAccatcaagagttcattaggaagatagactgtgcacaaaaagcattcctccactCTTATGTCACAGATACTGGAACCGCAacaagtaggaaaggcaatgaataaaattagtaacgctgttattcattgcctttcctaccgcagttgtaaatgaataacattagtggtaatcatcactatgttattcagtgcaaatttgatttcacagtttacaacagcatgtggttgtgacgtaGGCCTGAAGGAACGCCTactatggttttaagtggagttgcgtactcttcctaatgaactcttggtaccATAATATAGATTGAAGAGGTTCAATCTATGCTTGTACATAGGAAGTTCACCAGACCCATGttatcgacctagcgttcaaatagaaaacatccgGGGCTGGCTGTGCGAGACCAGCTACAGTATTTCTAAGCCAAGCTTTAAGATTAATTAATAGCCAGGTTGAGGGTACTTGGGGTTGGGGAataactagcctcgatctccCAGCCCCTAGCTCTCACTTTCTCaactgagagcggcctggaatcgaggctagggaatAACCTACATTAACCCAATGACATAGTGCAAACTATGCAAAcagcagcccctcccactcttTTGTGCACAATCATGCAATCAGAACAAGCTAATTTGTGTACCTGAGGTAACTCACTAagactgtatatataccttTCTGATCTAAACTGCTgagtaataataatgatgcctTTTCTTATTGAGTTAATTTGTTGTAATTTTATAGCTAATACGATAACTTGacacgtataattatcaaCTCTCGATTACAACACATATAGAAGTGCATGAACACGTACACTCATGAATACAATAACagcaacacacatgcactgaaaATAGCGTCAGTCTAGAACCTTCTATAATACAACACACTATAGAGCGTTCTAGTTCCCCAAGAGTCttcacatgcagctatagaggtgttctataattattattatagctacattgaTTCTAAGGCAAAATAATAGTTCAGTATACCACAAGTACAGATATAAATTTCAATTAATGTTCTCCTACAatgagaccacacccttttTCTTGAGCGCCTCTAGCTCAGACAATAGCATCtgtagaataataatattatgcatgtatacaaactGTTTTAACAGTATATCACTAAACCGTATAGCGCGATTGTTTGAGGCACTTAtgtttcgtggaatggcctctaaaagcatttcgttgaacaatgttcgtggaatgactgcttaccggaagccatgcctttaatctttgcaacgttaattaaagaacaattttcgtggacttaattttcgtgtagggttgctaacccacgaaatccgcgaaaatgtcgcgctatacggtatatcactAAACAGTACTTAATTGGAGTTCTTATTAATTGTGTCAGATAAAGTGGTGGCAAGATATAACAAGAtgcacttgtgtatatacCTACCGTATTCTTTATAGTGAGGTCATCGATACTTTGCAGACGCTCTTCCTGTAACCGGCGAAATTGACTGTATAGGGAGATCGAAAGGAGTGTGTTTCATAGGACAAGTATTAATGTAATAAGCAcctctagacaaggcctatcactTGGCAAAGTTCGGGGAGGGGCAAAAACTACCAACACCAacaaataccatgggctatataatagcattataattatactctcttgATTTATAGTTcctgcaaaaataattattcctgATTATGCTATCTTCGGGAGGTCATTATAAACTGCATTAATGTACATCTgctcatcatgcatgcatgttacatTTAAATAtggcacctgcatgcatgtccatGCAGCTATATCACACAGTGATGTATACATGGACTGGCAGctctgtatgtatatactcaACCATGCACTCAACCTTTTTGTCTAATCTGAGCAGTTGAATTTGTTCACAACGTGCACTTAACCGACCGAGATTACTTATACCATTAATATTAtacaaaataaaattaatgtgtatgaTATAAGCTCACCTCTGGGTAGCCTCCAATTGACGTAAACGTCCAATCAGCTGTTGGTTATCGTAGGTCAGTTTCTTGTTCTCTCTCTCAAAACGATCAGTTTGTGGGACAGTAGATTccacctacataattatacgtaatggCGTTTGCACATACAAAATACTTCTAGCTACCTAAACACAACCTATAAACGTATATATTACTATAgctgtgcatacatgcatgtatgctaaTTAACAAACATGCGActaccatgcacacatgcatgtgcatatgtacatgtaataatacaGCATGTAATgttacactatatatactgacCTGCGCCTTCTGGCCGTAGTGATGGATCTGATTATTCTTCTCCCTCAAGTCAAACTTTAGTTGAGTAACCTCAGCGTTATATCGAGCCTTCAGTTCAGAGTGAGTTGTCACAGCCAcctgaaaataataattaagatGCCATAGTGAATTTGTCTATTGTGGTGtccctattataattataagctggcCATGCACCCTCAAATATGAACAAGTTAAGGGGACCCAAGgtctctctataattataaaatgtatttggatcaacataattataattatacaataattatcacagcaTGCAGGTATTTTGTCTGGTAAAAAGTTTGTTTACAAGCTGAGcccaaataataattatagctataattatagctattatagaCCTGCGAAAAAGAAGctattatataatatagctagtgaatgcataataatagaataattatggtgcaaTATTCAACTGACTTGAAGTTCCCTTGCTTTGGTTTGGAGCTCATTAGTCATTGACTCGACTTTCTTAACATACCGTGTTTCCATCTCAGCTATTTTAGAGTGAGCCTTTTCTCTGTCTTCCCTCTCAGATCTAAAGTCGTCTTCGTAGATTTGcatctgttgtgtgtgtgtgtgtgtgtgtgtgtgtgtgtgtgtgtaggtgtgtgtgtgtgtgtgtgtgtgtaggtgcgtgtgtgtgtgtgtgtgtgggtgtgtgtgtgggtgagtgaaGTGTGTGGGTTTATTGTTACTCgatctatacataattatacataccgTTTGCTTTGACAAATTCAGTTCACTTTTAGCTTCGTCTCTTTGCTTGCTAATGTGAATCAGTTCTGTTCTGTGCTTTTGGATGGCTACCTTTAAAGGAGGCATATCTCTTCGTAAATCATCCAACTCCTAAATCAAGTTTTGAAAAAAGTCAAGTCACACAATTAACTGAATGTAATACTAATTAAGTGTGATGCGCAGTATctgcacgtataattatttttatacatGTGAGAAACACTACTAAGCACCACATGCatacgtgcatgtatacatgtatgtaccttcTGTTTGTTCTCCAGGAGAGCTTGTTGAGatataattttctgctgagAGTGGTTGTATTTTTTATCGAGCTCCTCCAGTTGACCAGCTCTTTGCCTCAACTCATTTCTCTCAGTCCGGATCCTGTAATTTGGAAATTATGCATGCTAGAGTTATATACCTATATACACAACATTTGCATTAAGGAACTCTATTGTTATAGCCTTaaaaaaagtacatgtatatacgtatactaaTCGCATGGAGCTACTAAATTAAAGCacctatataaattatgtacatgtatttgtaagtATATACTTTattatattgcatgcatgagcatGCATTCACCTGTCCAGATCAGCGTGCATTGCTTGGGATTCTTCCTGAAGTGCTTGAACTACTGCGGAAGTATCGCCTCCGAGGCGTTTCAAGCCATTCAATTCTTGATTAAGTTGAGCATTCTGTGATTCCAGCCAATTTAGTCGAGACTCTAGCTCAGCAGACTTCTCCTTTCTGTTGGCTTCTATCTGCTCACTATTTTGATGGGATTCCTATATATAGAGGGTCGATGGAAGTTGATTAAAAATGCTATGAATTGTACGCATTCAACTAAAATATAATCTCTAGCTGTCTAAGTAaatatacgtacgtatatatatacgatACAGCACATgttcatgtacagtatgtatagtactatattatatatacaagatTGTACGTATATAAATGTACGCTTACTGTATATCGGGGAAAAAGCCAACTCGATCAATACAGGTACTGGCATGAATTTCATTATGTACGTTCATGTACCATATACAAAGGTTTTTACCTGCAAGGCTTCCAACTGGCTGTTTAGATCAGCAATTGTTTGGCTCTGTTTCTTGGAGTAGTCTAACACACCTTGATGATCAGTCACCAGCTTATCTATTTGCGACTGACGCTTCTGTATATCAGCAGCCATATTCCCATTGTCAAGATTGAGCTTTTGAATAGTAGACTCCATTTCTGCAATTTTTCCATTGAGTTCATAGATTGTCTTGCAAGCTTTGGAAAATCTTCGCTCTGTATCTCCGCTTTGTTGAGGATGCTCAGTTTTCAATTTCGTACGAGGAACAGGAACCGGAGAGGTTGTGGCTACAACACGTTCTCGCAACTTTTTATTCAATTTCTCACTGAGTTCAAATTGTGCTTGAATTCTTCTTAGTTCCTCAACTGTTTTGGCTAGTTCTGTTTTTTTAGCTTCAAGTTCAGCTGTCTTTTCATCAGCTTGTTCAGTTTTCATTTTCAGCTCAGTTGCTTGCAATTCCAGGTCCATCTGTAACTTTTGCCTATGAGCTGTGACATCTTTCAACTGCTGCAACTGTTCGTCTTTAGCCATCACATCCTGCAGCAGGATTTGGTATTCTTCAGATTCTGTGATGGCAGTATGGTCAGATATGTCGGCTGCTTGATTTTCTTGATGGTGCTGAAGCTCATCAGTTAGCTTTTTGATTTCCTCCTCACTGTTGCGTAGCTGCATGCAAATGATAATTGGAAATTTGGGGCTAATAATTGAAGTCAAAGTATTATTACCCCGTAATATATACTTTGCAAGTAATATAGATATAGCATGACACTAAGTATTTTACAATATACAAGAACAAGCATGGAGGGCAAAGCCCAGGGGACGAGTTACCTGTATATTGCATAAAACATGAGGATTGTCCTGCTATCAATcatgtgttttatatcacgacgaccccttaccaaatcatgcctcAAGGCTACGCGACCGTGTACTGCCATCGGTTATTGACCGAACGTTTAATTAGAATGACCATGCATTCCTGCATGTGTCTGGTCAGTACGACTAGACACAAAAATGACATGCATTTGACCATACAGTCAAGAACAATTATTTTTCTAACACTGATATACGTACCTCAGTGACTTTATCCAGAAGCTGATCAGAACATTGCTTTGCTACTTCCTCAAAACTTTCAGCCTTCTTTTTTAGATCAATAATTTCTCTTTGAAGTTCAGGTACTTTGACAGCTTCTTCGGTGAGTACTCTCAGGTGTAGTTTGTCGTCAGTCAATGAAGCCGCCGGGATAGAATCAACCGGAGGTGGCTGGCGAGTTTTTTCTTCCTCAAGAGCAGCCGTAAGTTTTTTAACTTCAGACGTGAGTTGATCCCTCTGGGTTGAAAGTTGTTTTACGAATTGAGCAAGTGTTTTACTCTTAGAAAGTTGCAACTCAAGCTCGGCATTTTTCAAACGTTGTTTTTTCTCTTCTTCTTCAATGTCGGTAAGCCGAGTGGTCAACTCGACTATCTTATCCAAATAGCCATTGATATCAGTATTGCCTTCGTTCGTTTGAACATTTGCTTGCAAGCTATTGATGGTTTCTTGCTTGCGAATGTTCTGATCATTGAGACTATCGACTTCACTCTGCATTAAAGCTAGTTGTGCTTCAAGTGACACCAACTTCTTGTTGAGGTCTTGCTCTTGCCGAGACTGACgttgacctacatgtacgcacagtgtataattatgcacgtaTACATGCCATAATCATATAAACACATAATTGTGAACGCACCTTTGATCAGTGGAACTCCTTTGTCGTCAGTTTTCATTGATATCATTAGGCCAACCATCTTACATGTATCTCCGCCTCCTGCCTGCAAATCCTCACCACTAGATAGGCCCCCAAAAGACGGCATACTATCGTCTCTCGGCTCGTCTAGAGGATCCACGTTGTTCGTCGTCAGTTTATACATATCCACACTGGTTTCAGTTAAAATTTTGATTTTATTTTCTCGTTCTTCAAGTTGTTTTCTCAAGCGATCAATTTCTTCTCTAAGGTTGTATACTAGAGAATCAGTGGGTGTGCTTTGTCCCATAATAAGGCCAATAGGGATAGAGCTTTCGAGGCCAATCATTTTGTCAGTACAATCTGAATCGGAGCTT
This is a stretch of genomic DNA from Halichondria panicea chromosome 1, odHalPani1.1, whole genome shotgun sequence. It encodes these proteins:
- the LOC135334100 gene encoding sodium channel and clathrin linker 1-like; this encodes MSEKRKPVKESTMSRFEPAIEATASLTSPPSQGTFGQSDAKSKEQSIPRQRKKNEKNKSSPTTNTRDKSAAHTGPQYLNTSNQGLSNTSAISDLPTSPASLTNPITSQDVYSSLSTVPANHTSNSSHKSCTSPQPSLQCDTQPPKTQRPNEVHVPSNWNSKRPELDSCVPLYHDTFFHSPQRSGDFHHSGIFQYGEDEMKKPLQCASMRGEDETTKPQQCASMEVATKLLPSDYTSMQIDGRGFSKTSEASTDVLRQYSKVSSSDSDCTDKMIGLESSIPIGLIMGQSTPTDSLVYNLREEIDRLRKQLEERENKIKILTETSVDMYKLTTNNVDPLDEPRDDSMPSFGGLSSGEDLQAGGGDTCKMVGLMISMKTDDKGVPLIKGQRQSRQEQDLNKKLVSLEAQLALMQSEVDSLNDQNIRKQETINSLQANVQTNEGNTDINGYLDKIVELTTRLTDIEEEEKKQRLKNAELELQLSKSKTLAQFVKQLSTQRDQLTSEVKKLTAALEEEKTRQPPPVDSIPAASLTDDKLHLRVLTEEAVKVPELQREIIDLKKKAESFEEVAKQCSDQLLDKVTELRNSEEEIKKLTDELQHHQENQAADISDHTAITESEEYQILLQDVMAKDEQLQQLKDVTAHRQKLQMDLELQATELKMKTEQADEKTAELEAKKTELAKTVEELRRIQAQFELSEKLNKKLRERVVATTSPVPVPRTKLKTEHPQQSGDTERRFSKACKTIYELNGKIAEMESTIQKLNLDNGNMAADIQKRQSQIDKLVTDHQGVLDYSKKQSQTIADLNSQLEALQESHQNSEQIEANRKEKSAELESRLNWLESQNAQLNQELNGLKRLGGDTSAVVQALQEESQAMHADLDRIRTERNELRQRAGQLEELDKKYNHSQQKIISQQALLENKQKELDDLRRDMPPLKVAIQKHRTELIHISKQRDEAKSELNLSKQTMQIYEDDFRSEREDREKAHSKIAEMETRYVKKVESMTNELQTKARELQVAVTTHSELKARYNAEVTQLKFDLREKNNQIHHYGQKAQVESTVPQTDRFERENKKLTYDNQQLIGRLRQLEATQSQFRRLQEERLQSIDDLTIKNTMLLSELEALKKKGVVSL